One segment of Fibrobacter sp. DNA contains the following:
- the rpmG gene encoding 50S ribosomal protein L33, with protein sequence MAKKGNRVQVILECTEQRESGVPGISRYITTKNKKNTNERLELKKYNPYLKRYTVHKEIK encoded by the coding sequence ATGGCAAAGAAAGGTAACAGAGTTCAGGTGATCCTTGAATGCACCGAGCAGAGAGAAAGCGGTGTTCCCGGCATCTCCCGGTATATCACGACCAAGAACAAGAAGAACACGAACGAGCGCCTCGAGCTGAAGAAGTACAATCCGTATCTGAAGCGCTACACGGTTCACAAAGAGATCAAGTAA